Genomic window (Desulfobaccales bacterium):
AAAAAAATCCTGACATATTGACAATTACTGAATTGTATTTAATTTTCAATCATCCTGATAAAAGGAGGATTACTAAAAAGCCCCAACTTACTCCCACCTTGTGGCGCGTCCTGTCACTTCCATCTCCGGACCCACTGGCCTAATCCCGACTTAATTCCATCCTCTTGGCCCTCCTTCAGGAGCAGATCATGGAGTATTTTTTCAGAACAGCAGTGACTCTGTTCCCTTTCAGGGGCTACGTCAGGGGCGCCCTGGCCAGGGTGTATGTTAAGCTCACCCCCGCGACGTCACCGCCGGCCAGAGGAGGCCCCAGGGCCATGGATTTCTTCCCATCCTGCATCTGAGGGGCAGTTATTTGCCAAAGGAGAGCGATCATGTGTTTCAGTGCTTATCTGGTGGGCAGTTTCGAGCGGCGCTTTGGCGTCGGCAGCTCCTTTCAGATCATCAATCCCACCACGGAAGATCTGGAGGTGGTGGTGGCCTTTTTTGATGACCAGGAAAAATATCAGACCTGCCTGAAAAACAGACTCACCCCCAACGATATGTGGGAGATTGTCGTGCCGGTGCATGTGAAAGACCTGAAACCGCAATTCGGGGTGGTGAAGATCATCTCCTACCGGGACAAGACCCCCAAAGAGGGCCTCGTCGGCTATCAACGGCATGTGCTGGTGACTCCCAAGGCCACCGAAGTGGCCTTTTCGGAAACCGTCCTGGCGGCGGTGCCCACCGGCTTTGCGGGCCCTGAGCTTGCCAAGCTTTTGGAATTATGTAAAATGTAGAATCGACATCTCGATGCCGCCCGCCGGCAGAGCGGTGGGAAGGACGGGGGAAGGTGCGGGGGCTTTAGCCTGCAAGCCTGCCTGCGCCCTGCCGGCGGCCAGAGCCGGGCGGGATTTCCTCCCGCCGCGAGCGCCCCTGCCGGAAATTCAACCTCCATCTCACCGCGCCATAATGTTTCCCGGATAAGAATCGGGAGGGGAAGACCCCTTCCCCCGGGGTACCCCCCTCAGGAGGCTTGCGGCAATGCGCCTGGGAAACGGCTCTCCGGTGGGCCAAGGAGAAGGATGATGCAGGACCAGGTGATCACAGAAAACCTCGCCGGCGCTGAATTGGCCGACAAAATTTACGAAATCAGCGGCATGCGCTTTGAGCCCGAGGCCGCGGTGCTGCTGTGGCCCCGCATCGAGCAGCACAAATGGCTCATGTCCGAAAAGCTGGGCCGGGATGTGGGCCTGCGCGTCGCCTGCATCGATTTTTTGGAAAACATGGAACAGGCCGAAAAGGAGTTTTTGGCCTACTACCGCAAGGACTTGCTGGATGAGCTGGGGGCCCAGATCATCGGCCGGGAGAGGTGGGAGGCCATCGCCGACTCCCAGCCCCCCAAGCAGATCGTGCAGCGCAAAATCATTCTGCCCCTGATGGAGCGGGAGCTCTCCCGCAAGCACGGGGTCATCCCGCCCAAGGCCATCATCTTTTTCGGCCCCCCGGGCACCGGCAAGACCCACTTCGCCAAGGCCATCGCCGGGGCTCTGTCCTGGTGGTTCATTGAGATCGCCCCCAGCATGCTCATGGCCGACGGGGTGGACCGTATGGGGGCCAACTTGCGGACCCTGATGGAGAAGGCCCGCAACCTGGATGAAGCGGTCATCTTCATCGACGAATTCGAGGAGCTGGCGGCCCGGCGGGAGGAGGGCAGCCGCCTGGACAAGTCCATCACCAATGAATTCCTTAAGCAGGTGCCCCTGCTCAAAAGCCAGGGGAACCAGCTTCTCCTGGTGTGCGCCACCAACTACATCCGCCAGCTCGATCCGGCCCTGCTGCGGCCCGGCCGCTTCGACCTCATCATCCCGGTGGGCGCGGCCAACGAAGAGGAGCGGGCCACCATCCTGGATTCCTATCTGGCCCGCCTGAACACCGGCGAGGTGGACCGCCACCTCATCGTCAAGATGACCAGCCGCTTCACCCCGGCGGACCTGGAGTATCTCTTCCAGCAGGTGGCCCAGTATGCCTTTGAGCAGGAGCTGGCCACCGGCCGGGACTACCGGGTGACCACCGCCACCATCCTGGAGATCCTCCCCAAGATCCGGCCGTCCCTCACCGACGAGATCATCACCGAGTTCGAGAAGGACAGCATCACCTATTCCCGCTACTGACCTTTTTCCGGAGAGATGACCCTTGGCGCCCTGGCCGGGACGGGGTAAAGTGAAGCAGGAGAGATAACCGCGGCGGCGGGGCCGGGGAGCGGGCACCCTCCCGGCCCTCTCCGGTACTCCTGGAGGGGGGAAGACCGCTTAACCCCGGTAATCTCTGGAAAATCCCTTTGCGGCCCTCTCACGCCGGAGGCAGGCGGAGCCCGTCATGTCCCAGGTCCTGTTGGAACGCCACCTGAAGGAAGGCCGGCTGAAGCCCCTGTATCTTTTCTATGGGGAGGAGGAGTTCCTCATGGAGCGGGCTTTGGCCCGGCTGGAGGCGGGCCTGGCCGCCCGGCTGGGGGAGGCGCCGGCCAAGGTGGTGGCTTCGGCCCAGGAGACGGGCCTGGAGGAATTTCTGGCCCAGGCCCGGCATGCCACCCTTTTCGGGCCGGGGCAGCTTCTTGTCCTCAGACGGGCCGACGCCTATCCGGAGCGGGTGGTGCAGGCGGCGGTGCCCCCTTACTTAGAGCATCCCGCGCCCCGGTCCTGGGTGGTGTTGATGGCCCCTCCCCTCAAGACCCGGGAGGTGGAGAAGCACCCGGTGTGGTCCCGCCTGAAGAAGAGCGAGGCCGCCCTCGGCTTCCGGAAACTCAAGGAGGAGGAACTTTATCAGTGGCTGGCCCGGGAGGCCAAGGAGCAGGGGAAGCATCTCTCCCTGGCCGCGGCCCAGGCCCTGGTGGCGGTGGTGGGGGACAATCTGGCGGAACTCAGCCGGGAGCTGGAAAAGCTGATTCTCTATGCCGGAGCCGACGCCCAGCTCACTCCGGCCATGGTGCAGCAACTGGCCAGCCACAGCCGCACCTTCACCATCTTCGCCCTGGTGGATGCCTTAGGCGAGACCGACCCGCGCGCCCGCCTGGCGGCCTTGGACCAGCTCCTGGAGCTGGGGGAGCCGGCAGCCAGGATCCTCACCATGCTGGCCCGGCAGGTGCGGCTGCTCCTCATCGCCCGGGAGCTTGCGGACGCTCCACCCCCGGAGCTGGCCGCCCGCCTGGGGCTTCCCCCCAGCATTGCCCAGAATATCCGGCGCCAGGCGGCCCGCTTTTCCCCGGCAGCCCTCAGACGCCACCTGGTCCTCCTGCACCAGGCGGACCACCACCTCAAGACCTCAAGCGGCAATCCCCGGCTGTGGCTGGAGTGGGCCCTCCTGCAGATGGGGCCGGGATAAGGGCGGGGAGAGCAGACCTTCCCCGGCTGACCGGTCGGCCGCCGGTTGTGCAGCCCTCCCCGGGCTCCTTAGGCGCCCTTCAGGGCATTGACCTGGCGGGTAAGGCGGGAGATCTTGCGGGCGGCGGTGCGCCAATGCAGGGTGCCTTTGGCCGCCACCTTGGCGATGACGGGCACCGCCTTTTCCAGCGCCTGCATGGCGGCGTCCGGGTTTTTCTGGGCCACGGCCTGGCGCACCTCCCGCACCAGATTCTTCACCCGGGTCTTCCGGGCTTTGTTGCGCAGCCGGCGCTTCTCGCTCTGCCGGGCCCGTTTCATGGCTGAGGCGTGTCTGGCCACCTTGTCTTTCCTCCTCAGGGGCGCTCATCAGGGCGCCAATCTTTTGATTCGTATGCATGCCGGACTCATGCCAGAGTCCGGACAAATAATAATTTTATGCCAGAATTTCCCGGAATGCTTGCATTTTTTGCAGAATGTGGGCGGAATTTGAGAATGCCGCTACAGATTTCACAACCTGCCCATCGGGAGAGGGGGCCAGGGAGCGGTGGCCCCCTGCCCCCTCTCCCGAACCCTCTCCCCCCACCCCTTTATTCAGCCTGGCTCCGGCTGGTGGCGAAAAAACCGGCGAAATAGCTGTAGCCCGAGGCCACCGTGGCTGCCAGGGCCACCCACAGGAGCCCCCGCCCCAGGCGCTGGAAGTCCACCGCCTGATAGGGGTAGTGCAGGATCAGGCAGGTGACCGCGGCCATCTGGAGAAAGGTCTTGAGCTTGCCCCAGCGGTCGGCGGCCAGAATCAGGCCCTCGGAGGCGGCCACCGCCCTGAGACCGGTCACCGCCAGCTCCCGCCCCACAATGACCACCACCATCCAGGCGGGCACGTCCCTGAGGGGTATGAGCATGATGAGGGCCGCGGTGATGAGCAATTTGTCCGCCAGGGGATCCAGAAACTTCCCCAGGGGGCTCACCGCCCGGTGGCGCCGGGCCAAAAAGCCGTCCAGAAAATCGGTGGCCCCGGCGGCCACAAAGACCACCGCCGCCACCAGGCTGGCCACCGGCCCCGGAAAGCACAAAAGCCCCATGAGCACCGGGATGGCCACAATGCGGCCGGCGGTGAGCAAGTTGGGCAGATTCCGGTAGTCGCGCCAGGCTGGGGCCACGGCCCTCCTCACCTGCCTTTGTGCCAGTCCGCCAGGAACTGGGCCAGCCCGATGTCCGTCAGGGGATGTTTCACCAGTTGCATCAGGACCTTGTAGGGCACGGTGGCGATATCGGCCCCGGCCAAGGCCGCCTCCAGGACATGCAGGGGGTGGCGCACCGAGGCCACAATCACTTCGGTGTCAAAGCCGTAATTCTCGAAGATGGTGAGGATATGCTCCACCAGGTCCATGCCTCGATGGTTGATGTCATCCAGCCGGCCGATGAAGGGGCTGACAAAGGCGGCCCCGGCCTTGGCGGCCAGAAGCGCCTGCACCGGCTGGAAGATCAAGGTGACATTGACCTTGATGCCGTTCTGGGCCAGGATGCGGGTGGCCTTGAGGCCGTCCGCGGTCATGGGCACCTTCACCGCCACCTGGGGGTGGATGGCGGCCCATTCCCTGGCCTCCGCCACCATGGCGGCGGCCTCGGTGGCCAGCACCTCGGCACTCACCGGCCCGGCCACCAGCTCGCAGATCTTGCGGATGTGGGCCTTGAAGTCCTCCGGGGTGGTCACCCCCTCCTTGGCACAGAGGCTGGGGTTGGTGGTGACGCCGTCCACCAGCCCCAGGGCGGCGGCCTCCTCGATCTCTTTTAAGTTCGCGGTATCAATGAAGAATTTCATCCGTCCTCTCCTCGTCCCTGCCGGCGATCTGCGGGCGCCTCGCCTCCGGGCCGCCCGCCCCGCCGCCTCTCAGCCGGCCTTCTCCTGACGCCGGAAGCGCATCAGACACCCTTCGGAGCAGAAGAAATACTCCTGCCCGTCTTTGACGGTCTTTAAGGCGTTGCGCCGGGGGATGAAGGTGCCGCACACCGGGTCCTGCACCAGGGTCTCCGGCTCGCTGAGGGGGCGGCTCTCCCGGCTGCCCCCCGGGGGGAGGGCCTCCTTGATGCGCCGGTAAATCCGGTAACCGATATATCCCAAGGCCACCCCGACGGCCAATTGTAGCCACATGGTCCACCTCATCCGCCGCCCTTTATAGGGGGGTGACTGCCTCCACCTCGGCGGGCTCAAGCTCCGCCAGGAGCTCCCGGGCGGTTTTGTGCAGCCCCGGGTGCCAGGCCTCCGGGGCAATCTCCGCCAGGGGCACCAGCACAAAGGCCCGGCGGTGCATCTCCGGGTGGGGCACGGTGAGCTCCGGTCCGCTGATCACCTCGCCGTCATATAAAAGCAGGTCCAGGTCAATGAGGCGGGGCCCCCAACGCTCCCCCCGCTCCCGCCCCATCTGCCGCTCCATATAAAGGAGCTGCCGCATCAATTCTTCGGGGGTGAGGCGGGTCTTCACCTGGACCACGGCGTTCACATACCAGGGCTGGCCCGGCGGCCCCAGAGGCGGGGTGCGATAGAGCCGGGAGGCCTGCAGCACCTCCACCTCGGGGAGCTCCCGCAGCCGGGCCACCGCCTCCATGACCTGCCGGACCGGGTCCCCCAGGTTGGCCCCCAGCCCGATATAGGCCAGGACCGGTTTCACGGCGGTGAGGTCCGGGTCTCCCAGCGGCATGGCAGGTCAGAATCGGGGCAGCATATCTAAGAGGCGCGGGCGCCTGGCGGCCACTCCCTTCAGCCTCACATCGAGGGCATCCGCTTAGCTCATCTGCCCCAGGCGGCGCACCGCCTCCTCCAGGCGCTCCTTGGAGACGGTGAGGGCCAGGCGCACGAAGCCTTCCCCGGGCGGCCCGAAGCCCACTCCCGGCACCACCACCACCCCGGCCTGCTCCAGGAGGCGGGTGGCAAAGTCCATGGACGAGACCCCCGGCGGGGTCTTCAGCCAGACGTAAAAAGTGGCCTTGGGGGGCTCCACCTCATAGCCCAGTTTTTTCAGGCCCGTCACCACCACATCCCGGCGCTCCTGGTAGATACGGCAGTATTCCCGGACGCACTCCTGGTCGGAGTCCAGGGCGGTGATGCCGGCGAGCTGGATGGCGTCAAAGACCCCGGAGTCGATGTTGCTCTTGATCTTGCCCAGGGCCGCCAGCACCTCCCGGTTCCCCACCGCCATACCCAGGCGCCAGCCCGTCATGCTGTAGGTCTTGGAGAGGGAGTGAAATTCAATTCCCACCTCCTTGGCGCCAGGCACCTGAAGGAAGCTGGGGGGCCGGTAGCCGTCAAAGGCCAGCTCGCTGTAGCAGGCGTCATGCACCGCAATGATGCGGTACTCCCGGCAGAAATCCGCCACCTGCTGAAAAAAGTCCAAGTCGGCGGTGGCCGCCGTGGGGTTGTTGGGGTAATTGAAAAAGAAGAGCTTGGCATCCCGGGCCTCGATGGGCGGAATCTGGCGCAGGTCCGGCAAAAAATTGTTTTCCGGCATCAGCGGCACCGCATAAGGGTTGCCGCCGGCAAAGAGGGTGCCCATGCGATAGACCGGATAGGCCGGAGTGGTCACCAGGTTGACATCCCCGGGGTTGTTCACCGCCAAAGGCAGATGCGCCAGCCCCTCCTTGCAGCCGATGAGGGTGAGGACCTCGGTCTCCGGGTCCAGCTCCACATCAAAGCGGCGTTTGTACCAGCGGGCCAC
Coding sequences:
- a CDS encoding ATP-binding protein: MMQDQVITENLAGAELADKIYEISGMRFEPEAAVLLWPRIEQHKWLMSEKLGRDVGLRVACIDFLENMEQAEKEFLAYYRKDLLDELGAQIIGRERWEAIADSQPPKQIVQRKIILPLMERELSRKHGVIPPKAIIFFGPPGTGKTHFAKAIAGALSWWFIEIAPSMLMADGVDRMGANLRTLMEKARNLDEAVIFIDEFEELAARREEGSRLDKSITNEFLKQVPLLKSQGNQLLLVCATNYIRQLDPALLRPGRFDLIIPVGAANEEERATILDSYLARLNTGEVDRHLIVKMTSRFTPADLEYLFQQVAQYAFEQELATGRDYRVTTATILEILPKIRPSLTDEIITEFEKDSITYSRY
- the holA gene encoding DNA polymerase III subunit delta; this translates as MSQVLLERHLKEGRLKPLYLFYGEEEFLMERALARLEAGLAARLGEAPAKVVASAQETGLEEFLAQARHATLFGPGQLLVLRRADAYPERVVQAAVPPYLEHPAPRSWVVLMAPPLKTREVEKHPVWSRLKKSEAALGFRKLKEEELYQWLAREAKEQGKHLSLAAAQALVAVVGDNLAELSRELEKLILYAGADAQLTPAMVQQLASHSRTFTIFALVDALGETDPRARLAALDQLLELGEPAARILTMLARQVRLLLIARELADAPPPELAARLGLPPSIAQNIRRQAARFSPAALRRHLVLLHQADHHLKTSSGNPRLWLEWALLQMGPG
- the rpsT gene encoding 30S ribosomal protein S20, giving the protein MARHASAMKRARQSEKRRLRNKARKTRVKNLVREVRQAVAQKNPDAAMQALEKAVPVIAKVAAKGTLHWRTAARKISRLTRQVNALKGA
- the pgsA gene encoding CDP-diacylglycerol--glycerol-3-phosphate 3-phosphatidyltransferase; the encoded protein is MAPAWRDYRNLPNLLTAGRIVAIPVLMGLLCFPGPVASLVAAVVFVAAGATDFLDGFLARRHRAVSPLGKFLDPLADKLLITAALIMLIPLRDVPAWMVVVIVGRELAVTGLRAVAASEGLILAADRWGKLKTFLQMAAVTCLILHYPYQAVDFQRLGRGLLWVALAATVASGYSYFAGFFATSRSQAE
- the fsa gene encoding fructose-6-phosphate aldolase; this translates as MKFFIDTANLKEIEEAAALGLVDGVTTNPSLCAKEGVTTPEDFKAHIRKICELVAGPVSAEVLATEAAAMVAEAREWAAIHPQVAVKVPMTADGLKATRILAQNGIKVNVTLIFQPVQALLAAKAGAAFVSPFIGRLDDINHRGMDLVEHILTIFENYGFDTEVIVASVRHPLHVLEAALAGADIATVPYKVLMQLVKHPLTDIGLAQFLADWHKGR
- a CDS encoding YHS domain-containing protein, which produces MRWTMWLQLAVGVALGYIGYRIYRRIKEALPPGGSRESRPLSEPETLVQDPVCGTFIPRRNALKTVKDGQEYFFCSEGCLMRFRRQEKAG
- the folK gene encoding 2-amino-4-hydroxy-6-hydroxymethyldihydropteridine diphosphokinase; amino-acid sequence: MPLGDPDLTAVKPVLAYIGLGANLGDPVRQVMEAVARLRELPEVEVLQASRLYRTPPLGPPGQPWYVNAVVQVKTRLTPEELMRQLLYMERQMGRERGERWGPRLIDLDLLLYDGEVISGPELTVPHPEMHRRAFVLVPLAEIAPEAWHPGLHKTARELLAELEPAEVEAVTPL
- a CDS encoding LL-diaminopimelate aminotransferase; translated protein: MSFFQPAQRLSLIPPYLFKAIDDKKEEVRARGVDIIDLGVGDPDLPTPRFIVERMQEAVADPATHRYPMYSGLSRFREAVARWYKRRFDVELDPETEVLTLIGCKEGLAHLPLAVNNPGDVNLVTTPAYPVYRMGTLFAGGNPYAVPLMPENNFLPDLRQIPPIEARDAKLFFFNYPNNPTAATADLDFFQQVADFCREYRIIAVHDACYSELAFDGYRPPSFLQVPGAKEVGIEFHSLSKTYSMTGWRLGMAVGNREVLAALGKIKSNIDSGVFDAIQLAGITALDSDQECVREYCRIYQERRDVVVTGLKKLGYEVEPPKATFYVWLKTPPGVSSMDFATRLLEQAGVVVVPGVGFGPPGEGFVRLALTVSKERLEEAVRRLGQMS